The Stappia sp. genome window below encodes:
- the dctP gene encoding TRAP transporter substrate-binding protein DctP: protein MTRSFKSTSLALALTAVFAGPALASQSWTMTTTWPSSLELIETDRHFVDLANKLTGDELTIEFFEGGSLVPAGEVFGAVESGTIQAGGDWPGYWAGRDPAFSPLATTASLFNAVDYVNWIKQWGGNELYMETYGKYGMVYLPYGVTNNESGFRTNEPIRNLEDLQGKRLRLSGLEQGRLLERLGGNQVSMAGGEIYQSLERGVIDGAEFSTPNVDFSGGFHQVTQYWSTPGWHQSASVFGVMINKAAWDALSEETREKLRIAADATLLWSLAFTERRANEAYAKFKEAGIEITRLDDETLARIQEMANEVIIETACESASSAKVYLSQLSYLEDYRGWREASAPFNLGRTPNGPDIEKIRACAGD from the coding sequence GTGACACGCAGTTTCAAGTCGACATCCCTTGCCCTGGCGCTCACGGCGGTTTTCGCCGGCCCGGCGCTGGCGTCCCAGAGCTGGACGATGACCACGACCTGGCCGTCGTCCCTGGAGCTGATCGAGACGGACCGGCATTTCGTCGACCTCGCCAACAAGCTGACGGGCGACGAATTGACCATCGAGTTCTTCGAGGGCGGCAGCCTCGTGCCGGCCGGCGAGGTCTTCGGCGCGGTCGAATCGGGCACCATCCAGGCCGGCGGCGACTGGCCGGGCTACTGGGCCGGCCGCGATCCCGCCTTCTCCCCGCTCGCCACCACCGCGAGCCTGTTCAACGCCGTCGATTACGTGAACTGGATCAAGCAGTGGGGCGGCAACGAGCTCTACATGGAGACCTACGGCAAGTACGGCATGGTCTACCTGCCCTACGGCGTGACGAACAATGAGTCCGGTTTCCGCACCAACGAGCCGATCCGCAACCTGGAGGATCTTCAGGGCAAGCGGCTGCGCCTGTCGGGCCTGGAGCAGGGGCGCCTGCTGGAGCGGCTGGGCGGCAACCAGGTCTCCATGGCCGGCGGCGAGATCTACCAGTCGCTGGAGCGCGGCGTGATCGACGGCGCGGAGTTCTCCACGCCCAATGTCGACTTCTCGGGCGGCTTCCACCAGGTCACGCAGTATTGGTCGACGCCGGGCTGGCACCAGTCCGCCTCGGTCTTCGGCGTGATGATCAACAAGGCCGCCTGGGACGCCCTGTCGGAGGAAACGCGGGAGAAGCTCAGGATCGCCGCCGACGCGACCCTGCTGTGGTCGCTCGCCTTCACCGAGCGGCGCGCGAACGAGGCCTACGCCAAGTTCAAGGAAGCCGGCATCGAGATCACGCGGCTGGACGATGAAACGCTCGCCCGCATCCAGGAGATGGCGAACGAGGTGATCATCGAGACGGCGTGCGAAAGCGCCTCCTCGGCCAAGGTCTATCTCAGCCAGCTGTCCTATCTGGAGGACTATCGCGGCTGGCGCGAGGCCTCC
- a CDS encoding TRAP transporter large permease subunit yields the protein MTPELIAASMFAILLIGLFMGHPLAFVLGGAAVAGTLLAGKPMLLGIVVNRIFGDVLDNYTLIAIPLFVLMARFLSDSGVTDRMFETLRLLMSNVRGGLALAVVFISILLAATTGIIGASITVMGVMALRPMLQYGYSARLTTGVIASSGCLGILIPPSIMLILMASYSPLSVGDLFAGAMVPGILLGLLYAGYVAVIARLRPELAPSVEPEEKVGRGELLRLLAIEAAPPLVLILGILGSLLAGIATATEASAIGAALALAIVILRGRFTLATFYGALKETGRTSAMILFIVIGATAFTGVFNITGGLRAVQEIIRGLDMEPWMLIAMMMVIVFLLGAFLDWTGIVLLSFPLFLPIVQEMDVSLLWFVVLMAVVLQTSFLTPPFGYALFYLRAIAPRSVATGDILIGVLPFIALIVMMCLLVALVPSLVTWLPGVLYGNT from the coding sequence ATGACGCCTGAACTCATCGCCGCGTCCATGTTCGCCATCCTGCTGATCGGCTTGTTCATGGGCCATCCGCTCGCCTTCGTCCTCGGCGGCGCGGCCGTCGCCGGCACGCTGCTGGCCGGCAAACCGATGCTGCTCGGCATCGTGGTCAATCGCATCTTCGGCGACGTGCTGGACAATTACACGCTGATCGCCATCCCGCTCTTCGTCCTGATGGCGCGGTTCCTGTCCGATTCGGGCGTCACCGACCGCATGTTCGAGACGTTGCGCCTGCTGATGTCCAACGTGCGCGGCGGGCTGGCGCTCGCCGTCGTCTTCATCTCGATCCTGCTCGCGGCGACGACCGGGATCATCGGAGCCTCGATCACGGTGATGGGCGTGATGGCGCTCAGGCCGATGCTGCAATACGGCTACAGCGCCCGCCTGACGACCGGCGTGATCGCGTCGTCGGGCTGTCTGGGCATCCTCATCCCGCCCTCCATCATGCTGATCCTGATGGCCAGCTACTCGCCGCTCTCGGTGGGCGACCTCTTCGCCGGCGCCATGGTGCCGGGGATCCTGCTGGGCCTGCTTTACGCCGGCTATGTCGCCGTCATCGCCCGGCTGCGGCCCGAGCTCGCCCCCTCGGTCGAGCCGGAGGAGAAGGTCGGGCGCGGGGAACTGCTGCGGCTTCTGGCGATCGAGGCCGCGCCGCCGCTGGTGCTCATCCTCGGCATTCTCGGCAGTCTGCTGGCCGGCATCGCCACCGCGACGGAGGCCTCCGCCATCGGCGCGGCGCTGGCGCTCGCGATCGTGATCCTGCGCGGACGCTTCACCCTCGCCACCTTCTACGGCGCGCTCAAGGAGACCGGGCGCACCTCGGCGATGATCCTGTTCATCGTCATCGGCGCCACCGCCTTTACCGGCGTCTTCAACATCACCGGCGGCCTGCGCGCGGTGCAGGAGATCATTCGCGGCCTCGACATGGAGCCGTGGATGCTGATCGCCATGATGATGGTCATCGTCTTCCTGCTCGGCGCCTTTCTGGACTGGACCGGCATCGTGCTGCTGTCCTTCCCGCTGTTCCTGCCGATCGTCCAGGAGATGGACGTGAGCCTTCTGTGGTTCGTCGTCCTGATGGCGGTCGTCCTGCAGACGTCCTTCCTCACCCCGCCGTTCGGATACGCCCTGTTCTACCTGCGGGCCATAGCGCCGCGCAGCGTGGCGACGGGCGACATCCTGATCGGCGTCCTGCCCTTCATTGCGCTCATCGTGATGATGTGTCTGCTGGTGGCGCTGGTGCCCTCGCTGGTCACCTGGCTGCCGGGAGTTCTTTATGGAAACACCTGA
- a CDS encoding TRAP transporter small permease subunit, which translates to MLIRLIDGLNEVVGRLVCGLAVLFAAIIIYDVVMRYAFNAPTRWAFDVTKQLFGFYFILLGGYTLRHKMHVRVDLVINTLRPGLRRVVDAAGYLLFFLPFAWVFFDQSWTFAARSWAQGETTYGAVQLPVYPLKIAMCVAAGLLLLQGISEFLKIVLNREEPLPHDA; encoded by the coding sequence ATGCTGATCCGTCTGATCGACGGCCTCAACGAGGTCGTCGGACGCCTTGTGTGCGGTCTTGCGGTGCTGTTTGCCGCGATCATCATCTACGATGTGGTGATGCGCTATGCGTTCAACGCCCCGACGCGATGGGCCTTCGACGTCACCAAGCAGCTTTTCGGATTTTATTTCATCCTGCTCGGCGGCTACACATTGCGCCACAAGATGCATGTGCGCGTCGATCTTGTGATCAACACATTGCGGCCCGGCCTGCGGCGCGTCGTCGATGCCGCCGGCTACCTTCTATTCTTCCTGCCTTTCGCCTGGGTGTTCTTCGATCAGTCGTGGACCTTCGCCGCCCGCTCCTGGGCACAGGGCGAAACCACCTATGGCGCGGTGCAGCTGCCCGTCTATCCGCTCAAGATCGCCATGTGCGTGGCGGCCGGGCTGCTGCTCCTGCAGGGCATTTCCGAGTTTCTCAAGATCGTTTTGAACAGGGAAGAGCCCCTCCCCCATGACGCCTGA